In one Legionella clemsonensis genomic region, the following are encoded:
- the rplC gene encoding 50S ribosomal protein L3: MTIGLLGRKIGMTRVFTEDGISIPVSVVEVVPNRVSQIKTIDNDGYTAVQLTGGAKKASRVSKPLAGHFAKVEVDAGDMIGEFRVDSIDAFTAGQVISVHDIFNDGQFVDVAATTKGKGFAGGVKRHNFRTQDATHGNSRSHRVLGSIGQNQTPGRVFKGKKMAGHLGNVRCTTQSLEIVRVDKERNLLLIKGAIPGCPGARVEVRPAVKKKGGNNGN, from the coding sequence ATGACGATTGGGTTATTAGGCCGTAAAATCGGTATGACACGGGTGTTTACAGAGGATGGTATATCAATACCTGTTTCTGTGGTTGAGGTGGTTCCTAACCGTGTATCACAAATTAAAACTATTGATAATGATGGCTACACTGCAGTTCAATTAACTGGTGGCGCTAAAAAAGCTAGCCGTGTTAGCAAACCACTTGCCGGACATTTTGCCAAGGTTGAAGTTGATGCAGGCGATATGATAGGTGAGTTTCGCGTAGATAGCATCGATGCATTTACTGCAGGTCAAGTAATTTCTGTTCATGATATATTCAATGATGGGCAGTTTGTTGATGTGGCTGCAACAACAAAAGGTAAAGGCTTTGCTGGTGGCGTTAAACGGCATAATTTCCGCACTCAGGATGCTACCCACGGTAACTCACGTTCTCACCGTGTTCTCGGTTCTATTGGTCAAAACCAGACACCTGGTCGTGTATTTAAAGGAAAAAAAATGGCTGGGCATTTGGGAAATGTGCGTTGCACAACCCAAAGTTTAGAAATAGTTCGTGTTGATAAAGAGCGTAATTTGCTTTTGATTAAAGGTGCTATCCCTGGTTGCCCTGGCGCACGAGTTGAAGTACGGCCCGCAGTTAAGAAGAAAGGGGGCAATAATGGAAATTAA
- the rpsJ gene encoding 30S ribosomal protein S10 has product MSNNQNIKIRLKSFDHRLIDSSIREIVETAKRTGAQLRGPIPLPIKKEKFTVLISPHVNKDARDQYELRTHKRLVVIVHPTEKTVDALMKLDLAAGVDVQISLDDE; this is encoded by the coding sequence ATGAGCAACAATCAAAATATTAAAATCCGTCTTAAATCGTTTGACCATCGACTAATTGATTCGTCAATTCGTGAGATTGTTGAGACAGCAAAACGTACTGGGGCCCAATTACGTGGTCCTATACCTTTGCCTATTAAGAAAGAAAAATTTACTGTATTGATTTCGCCCCACGTTAATAAGGATGCGCGTGATCAGTATGAATTGCGTACTCACAAACGCCTGGTTGTTATTGTGCATCCTACAGAAAAAACAGTAGATGCGTTAATGAAGCTTGATCTGGCTGCTGGAGTTGACGTACAGATTAGCCTTGACGACGAATAA
- the tuf gene encoding elongation factor Tu — protein MAKEKFERKKPHVNVGTIGHVDHGKTTLTAAITTIMAKKFGGTAKAYDQIDAAPEERERGITISTAHVEYESANRHYAHVDCPGHADYVKNMITGAAQMDGAILVVSAADGPMPQTREHILLSRQVGVPYIVVFMNKADMVDDPELLELVEMEVRDLLSSYEFPGDDIPIIVGSALKALEGDTSEIGVPAIEKLVETMDSYIPEPVRNIDKSFLLPIEDVFSISGRGTVVTGRVESGIIKVGEEVEIVGIRDTQKTTCTGVEMFRKLLDEGRAGDNVGVLLRGTKRDEVERGQVLAKPGTIKPHTKFEAEVYVLSKDEGGRHTPFFNGYRPQFYFRTTDVTGSCELPSGIEMVMPGDNVQMTVSLHSPIAMDEGLRFAIREGGRTVGAGVVAKIIE, from the coding sequence ATGGCGAAGGAAAAGTTTGAGCGTAAGAAGCCGCACGTAAACGTGGGAACGATTGGTCACGTAGACCATGGGAAGACCACCTTGACTGCAGCGATTACCACAATTATGGCAAAGAAATTTGGTGGAACAGCGAAGGCGTATGATCAAATTGACGCGGCACCAGAAGAGCGAGAGCGAGGGATAACGATATCAACTGCGCACGTTGAATATGAATCAGCGAACCGCCACTATGCCCATGTGGATTGCCCTGGCCATGCTGACTATGTAAAGAACATGATTACAGGTGCAGCTCAAATGGACGGCGCTATATTAGTAGTATCAGCGGCGGATGGTCCGATGCCACAAACCCGTGAACATATTTTGTTGTCACGTCAGGTAGGTGTGCCTTATATTGTAGTGTTTATGAACAAAGCGGACATGGTTGATGATCCGGAGTTGTTAGAATTGGTAGAGATGGAAGTCCGTGACTTGTTAAGTAGTTATGAGTTTCCAGGAGATGATATTCCCATTATTGTTGGTTCAGCATTGAAAGCATTGGAAGGAGATACCAGCGAGATTGGTGTACCGGCTATTGAGAAATTAGTAGAGACGATGGATTCCTATATTCCTGAGCCGGTGAGAAATATCGACAAGAGTTTCTTGTTGCCGATTGAAGATGTATTCTCGATTTCTGGCCGAGGAACAGTTGTAACAGGTCGTGTTGAGAGTGGAATCATCAAAGTAGGTGAAGAAGTAGAGATTGTAGGAATCCGTGACACGCAAAAGACGACTTGTACAGGTGTAGAGATGTTCCGCAAGTTGCTGGACGAAGGACGCGCAGGGGATAACGTTGGTGTATTGTTACGTGGTACGAAGCGAGACGAAGTCGAGCGTGGTCAAGTGTTGGCTAAGCCAGGCACAATCAAGCCTCACACGAAGTTTGAAGCAGAAGTCTATGTTCTGTCAAAAGATGAAGGTGGTCGTCACACACCATTTTTCAATGGCTATCGTCCCCAGTTTTATTTCAGGACGACTGATGTTACAGGTTCATGTGAATTACCCAGTGGTATAGAGATGGTAATGCCAGGCGATAATGTGCAGATGACAGTTAGCTTGCATTCACCAATTGCTATGGACGAAGGATTGCGTTTTGCAATTCGTGAAGGTGGTCGCACAGTTGGGGCCGGTGTAGTCGCAAAAATTATTGAGTGA
- the fusA gene encoding elongation factor G has product MSTPLELYRNIGIAAHVDAGKTTTTERVLFYTGMSHKIGEVHDGAATMDWMVQEQERGITITSAATTCYWSGMDKNYQRHRINIIDTPGHVDFMIEVERSLRVLDGAIVVFDSVSGVEPQSETVWRQSDKYGVPRIVFVNKMDRMGANFLRVVEQIKQRLGSNPVVVQLPIGAEDSFKGVIDLIKMKAIHWDEESKGMSFEYKDIPADMLELCEEYRAKIVEAAAEVSEELMEKYLEGEEFTEQEIKAALRKRTVNNEIVPVFCGSAFKNKGVQAVLDGVIEYLPSPLDVPAIRGVDEDGNEIHRKTSYDEPFSALAFKIATDPFVGTLTYFRAYSGVLKSGDTVYNPVKGKKERIGRLLQMHANSREEIKEVRAGDIAAAVGLKTVTTGDTLCDIDHVVTLERMDFPDPVIAVAVEPKTKADQEKMGIALGKLAQEDPSFRVHTDEESGQTIIQGMGELHLEIIVDRMKREFNVEANVGKPQVAYRETIRNAVEQEGKFVRQSGGRGQYGHVWLKIEPQEPGAGYEFVNAIVGGVIPKEYIPAVDKGVQEQLQNGVLAGYPVVDVKVTLFDGSFHEVDSSEMAFKIAGSQCFKQGALKAKPVLLEPIMQVEVVTPEDYMGDVMGDLNRRRGMVQGMEDSPAGKVVRAEVPLAEMFGYATDLRSATQGRATYSMEFSRYAEAPTNIAEAIIKKQ; this is encoded by the coding sequence GTGTCTACTCCATTAGAACTATACAGAAATATCGGCATTGCCGCACACGTTGATGCCGGGAAAACTACAACCACCGAGCGTGTACTTTTTTATACAGGAATGTCACACAAAATCGGTGAGGTACATGACGGTGCTGCAACGATGGATTGGATGGTTCAAGAGCAGGAACGTGGTATTACCATTACCTCCGCAGCAACAACATGCTATTGGTCTGGAATGGATAAAAATTACCAGCGTCATCGTATTAATATTATCGATACCCCAGGCCACGTGGACTTCATGATTGAAGTGGAGCGTTCATTACGTGTACTCGATGGCGCAATTGTGGTGTTCGACTCTGTTTCTGGAGTAGAGCCTCAGTCTGAAACTGTATGGCGTCAATCCGATAAATATGGTGTTCCTCGGATTGTTTTCGTCAACAAAATGGACAGAATGGGTGCCAATTTCCTGCGTGTAGTCGAACAAATCAAACAACGTCTGGGTTCTAATCCTGTTGTGGTTCAATTACCTATCGGTGCAGAAGATTCTTTTAAAGGGGTGATTGATCTTATTAAAATGAAGGCAATTCACTGGGATGAAGAGTCTAAAGGTATGTCTTTTGAATATAAAGATATCCCTGCGGATATGTTGGAACTATGTGAAGAATATCGCGCCAAGATTGTTGAGGCAGCTGCTGAAGTCTCTGAAGAATTAATGGAAAAATACCTTGAAGGTGAAGAATTCACTGAACAAGAAATTAAAGCTGCATTGCGTAAGCGTACTGTAAACAATGAAATTGTACCTGTATTTTGTGGTTCTGCATTTAAAAATAAAGGGGTTCAAGCTGTATTAGATGGTGTAATTGAATATTTGCCTTCTCCTCTTGATGTTCCTGCTATTCGCGGTGTCGATGAAGATGGTAATGAAATTCATCGTAAGACATCTTATGATGAGCCTTTCTCTGCATTGGCCTTCAAAATTGCTACCGACCCATTCGTAGGTACTCTTACTTATTTCCGTGCTTATTCAGGTGTTCTTAAGAGTGGTGATACCGTTTATAACCCTGTCAAAGGTAAAAAAGAGCGAATTGGTCGATTATTGCAAATGCATGCTAATTCTCGTGAGGAAATCAAAGAAGTTAGAGCAGGAGATATTGCCGCAGCTGTGGGTCTCAAAACAGTAACCACTGGTGATACGCTCTGTGACATTGACCATGTTGTAACCTTAGAGCGTATGGATTTTCCAGATCCTGTTATCGCAGTAGCGGTTGAACCTAAAACTAAAGCTGATCAGGAAAAAATGGGTATCGCTTTAGGTAAATTAGCACAAGAAGATCCTTCATTTCGTGTTCATACTGATGAAGAATCGGGCCAAACCATTATTCAGGGAATGGGGGAGCTCCATTTAGAAATTATTGTTGATCGCATGAAGCGTGAATTTAATGTTGAGGCTAATGTTGGTAAACCTCAAGTTGCTTACCGTGAAACAATTAGAAATGCTGTTGAACAGGAAGGCAAATTCGTTCGTCAATCAGGTGGTCGTGGTCAATATGGTCATGTTTGGTTGAAAATTGAACCTCAAGAACCAGGTGCTGGTTATGAGTTCGTAAATGCTATCGTTGGTGGTGTGATTCCAAAAGAATACATTCCTGCGGTTGATAAAGGTGTACAAGAGCAACTTCAAAATGGTGTTCTCGCTGGATATCCTGTTGTTGATGTCAAAGTGACTTTATTTGATGGTTCATTCCATGAAGTCGATTCAAGCGAAATGGCATTTAAGATTGCTGGTTCCCAATGCTTTAAGCAAGGTGCGTTGAAGGCTAAGCCTGTTTTACTTGAACCAATTATGCAAGTAGAGGTTGTAACTCCTGAAGATTATATGGGCGATGTAATGGGTGATCTCAATCGTCGAAGAGGTATGGTTCAGGGTATGGAAGATTCTCCTGCTGGAAAAGTCGTTCGAGCAGAAGTTCCTCTTGCTGAAATGTTTGGCTATGCTACGGATCTTCGTTCTGCAACTCAAGGTCGTGCAACATACTCTATGGAATTTTCCAGATATGCAGAAGCGCCCACAAACATTGCTGAAGCGATTATTAAGAAACAATAA
- the rpsG gene encoding 30S ribosomal protein S7, with amino-acid sequence MPRRREVPKREILPDPKHHSELLAKFINVLMVSGKKSTAEKIIYGALELLNERVKKARKSDEEGGDESSSGAAGSVLRYFEQALDNVRPSVEVRSRRVGGATYQVPVEVRTDRSIALGMRWIVQAARSRGEKGMMLRLAGELMDAFENKGSAVKKREDTHKMAKANQAFAHFRWN; translated from the coding sequence ATGCCAAGAAGAAGAGAAGTCCCCAAGCGCGAAATTTTACCTGATCCCAAGCATCACAGTGAATTACTCGCTAAATTTATAAACGTACTAATGGTTAGTGGAAAAAAATCCACTGCTGAAAAAATAATTTATGGTGCGTTAGAGTTACTAAATGAGCGTGTAAAAAAGGCAAGAAAAAGTGATGAAGAAGGCGGCGATGAAAGTAGTTCAGGTGCTGCTGGTAGTGTGCTTCGTTATTTTGAGCAAGCGCTTGATAATGTTCGCCCTAGTGTTGAGGTGAGATCACGCCGTGTCGGTGGCGCCACCTATCAAGTTCCAGTAGAAGTGCGAACAGACAGGAGTATCGCATTAGGTATGCGTTGGATTGTTCAAGCTGCTCGTTCTCGTGGTGAGAAAGGTATGATGTTGCGCCTGGCTGGCGAATTGATGGATGCGTTTGAAAACAAAGGTTCTGCAGTTAAAAAACGTGAAGATACTCATAAGATGGCAAAAGCTAACCAAGCCTTTGCGCACTTCAGATGGAATTAA
- the rpsL gene encoding 30S ribosomal protein S12 translates to MATINQLVRKPRVDAKKKSNVPALESCPQRRGVCTRVYTTTPKKPNSAMRKVARVRLTNGFEVTSYIGGEGHNLQEHSVVLIRGGRVKDLPGVRYHTVRGSLDTSGVNDRKQGRSKYGTKKPKDKK, encoded by the coding sequence ATGGCTACTATTAATCAGTTAGTAAGAAAGCCTCGCGTGGATGCTAAAAAGAAGAGTAACGTCCCCGCATTGGAATCCTGTCCACAACGACGAGGTGTTTGTACTCGTGTGTATACCACAACACCTAAAAAGCCTAACTCAGCTATGCGTAAGGTTGCTCGTGTTCGTTTGACGAATGGTTTCGAGGTTACATCCTATATCGGTGGTGAGGGCCACAATTTGCAAGAGCACTCTGTTGTGCTAATTCGCGGTGGTCGTGTCAAAGACTTACCGGGTGTGCGTTATCACACAGTTCGCGGTAGCTTGGATACCTCGGGTGTTAATGACCGTAAACAAGGTCGTTCTAAGTACGGTACCAAGAAACCAAAAGATAAGAAATAA
- the rpoC gene encoding DNA-directed RNA polymerase subunit beta' — translation MSDLLGILKQQGQSEEFDAIKIALASPDLIRSWSYGEVKKPETINYRTFKPERDGLFCAKTFGPVKDYECLCGKYKRLKHRGVICEKCGVELALAKVRRERMGHIELASPVAHIWFLKSLPSRIGLLLDMTLRDIERVLYFEAFVVVDPGMTELERGQLLNDEVYLDAMEQYGDEFDARMGAEAIRDLLRQIDLEEEIKSLREELPTTNSETKIKKITKRLKLLEAFQESGNKPEWMIMDVLPVLPPDLRPLVPLDGGRFATSDLNDLYRRVINRNNRLKRLLDLNAPDIIVRNEKRMLQESVDALLDNGRRGRAITGTNKRPLKSLADMIKGKQGRFRQNLLGKRVDYSGRSVIVVGPTLRLHQCGLPKKMALELFKPFIFSKLEFRGLATTIKAAKKMVEREDPVVWDILDDVIREHPILLNRAPTLHRLGIQAFEPVLIEGKAIQLHPLVCTAYNADFDGDQMAVHVPLTLEAQLEARSLMMSTNNILSPASGEPIIVPSQDVVLGLYYLTRERVNAKGEGKIFASPQEAQNFYEAGYVDIHAKVKIRMPREDAEGYHLVETTVGRAILSDILPEGMSFSLINRAMTKKAISKVVDTCYRKFGLKETVIFADQLMYTGFKFATRAGASIGIEDMEIPDDKASIIEQADNEVREIEAQYRSGLVTNGERYNKVIDIWSRTNEMVAKSMMAKIATEEVTTRDGKTVRQESFNPIFMMADSGARGSAAQIRQLAGMRGLMAAPDGSIIETPITANFREGLNVFQYFISTHGARKGLADTALKTANSGYLTRRLVDVAQDVVITEDDCGTEHGILMQPLIEGGDIVEPLHERVLGRVVATDVYIPNQAEPIVTAGTLLDEDWVEKLEKFGVDQVLVRSPITCETRFGLCASCYGRDLARGHLVNTGEAVGIIAAQSIGEPGTQLTMRTFHIGGAASRATAANNIQIKNKGIIRLHNIKTVSHENSNLVAVSRSGEVSIVDDFGRERERYKLPYGAVLTVHDNMSAEAGQIIATWDPHTHPVISEVSGKLKFVDLIEGLTMNRQTDELTGLSNIVVIDAKQRSAAGRDLRPMVKLVSDDGEDIYLAGTNVPAQYYLPVDAIINFEDGSAVGIGDVIARIPQERSKTRDITGGLPRVADLFEARKPKDAAVMAEVSGLVNFGKETKGKRRLIITASEHHSHEELIPKWRHISVFEGEHVERGEVIADGPLNPHDILRLLGVGALANYIVNEVQDVYRLQGVKINDKHIEVIVRQMLRKRVITYAGDSKFLVGEQIEESVMLQENDKLAAEGKEIAQGTPILLGITKASLATESFISAASFQETTRVLTEAAVSGKVDELRGLKENVMVGRLIPAGTGYTYHQSRKAKRAKAIAAGSEQGTHTVTASDVEHALSEALNADHHDH, via the coding sequence ATGAGTGATTTGCTTGGCATCCTCAAACAACAAGGTCAAAGTGAAGAGTTTGATGCGATTAAAATTGCGCTTGCTTCACCCGATTTAATTCGTTCATGGTCTTATGGCGAAGTTAAAAAGCCTGAGACTATAAATTATAGAACCTTTAAGCCTGAGCGTGACGGTCTGTTTTGTGCTAAGACGTTTGGGCCTGTTAAAGATTATGAATGCCTGTGTGGTAAATACAAGCGACTCAAGCATCGTGGTGTTATTTGCGAAAAATGCGGTGTTGAGCTTGCACTTGCTAAAGTTCGCCGTGAAAGAATGGGCCATATTGAACTAGCAAGCCCAGTTGCACATATATGGTTCCTCAAGTCATTACCTTCTCGCATCGGCTTGCTCTTAGACATGACGCTTCGTGATATTGAGCGCGTGCTATATTTTGAAGCATTTGTTGTTGTTGATCCAGGTATGACCGAATTAGAACGAGGTCAATTGCTCAATGATGAAGTGTATCTTGATGCTATGGAGCAATATGGTGACGAATTTGATGCACGTATGGGTGCAGAAGCAATTCGTGACTTACTTCGCCAAATCGATTTGGAAGAAGAAATTAAATCGCTCCGTGAAGAGTTACCAACTACTAATTCAGAAACAAAGATTAAGAAAATCACCAAGCGATTAAAATTACTCGAAGCCTTCCAGGAATCAGGCAATAAGCCTGAATGGATGATCATGGATGTATTGCCGGTTCTGCCGCCAGATCTGCGACCCTTGGTACCATTAGATGGTGGACGCTTTGCTACCTCTGATTTAAATGATCTCTATCGTCGAGTCATTAATCGTAATAATCGATTAAAAAGACTTCTTGATTTAAACGCGCCTGACATTATTGTGCGTAATGAGAAGCGAATGCTGCAAGAGTCTGTGGATGCTCTTCTTGATAATGGTCGTCGTGGTCGTGCTATTACAGGTACTAATAAGCGTCCATTGAAATCTTTGGCTGACATGATTAAAGGAAAGCAAGGTCGTTTTAGACAAAACTTGCTTGGTAAGCGGGTGGATTATTCCGGTCGTTCTGTAATTGTGGTTGGTCCGACTTTACGTTTGCATCAATGTGGCTTACCTAAAAAGATGGCATTAGAACTCTTTAAGCCCTTTATCTTTAGCAAATTGGAATTTCGTGGTTTAGCAACTACGATTAAAGCTGCCAAAAAAATGGTTGAGCGTGAGGATCCAGTTGTTTGGGATATTTTGGATGACGTAATTCGTGAACATCCTATTCTGCTCAACCGTGCGCCAACTTTGCACCGCTTGGGTATTCAGGCATTTGAACCAGTTTTGATTGAAGGTAAAGCAATACAATTACATCCCTTAGTTTGTACTGCTTACAATGCTGACTTCGACGGTGACCAGATGGCCGTGCATGTGCCATTGACACTTGAAGCACAGTTAGAAGCTCGTTCACTCATGATGTCGACAAATAATATTTTGTCCCCAGCGAGTGGTGAACCTATTATTGTACCTAGCCAAGACGTGGTACTCGGACTGTATTATTTAACTCGAGAACGCGTAAATGCGAAAGGTGAAGGTAAAATTTTTGCCAGCCCTCAAGAGGCTCAAAATTTTTACGAAGCAGGTTATGTGGATATCCACGCCAAAGTAAAAATTAGAATGCCTCGTGAAGATGCTGAAGGTTACCATTTAGTTGAAACGACAGTGGGGCGTGCAATTCTTTCTGATATTTTACCAGAAGGAATGTCATTTTCTCTGATAAATAGAGCGATGACTAAAAAAGCCATATCGAAAGTAGTTGATACTTGCTATCGTAAGTTTGGTTTAAAAGAAACTGTTATTTTTGCTGACCAGCTGATGTATACAGGCTTTAAGTTTGCTACGCGAGCAGGTGCTTCTATTGGTATTGAAGATATGGAGATACCAGATGATAAGGCATCAATTATTGAGCAAGCAGATAATGAGGTTCGCGAAATTGAAGCTCAGTATCGTTCAGGTTTGGTAACGAATGGTGAGCGATACAATAAAGTTATCGATATTTGGTCACGTACCAATGAAATGGTTGCCAAGTCAATGATGGCAAAAATTGCAACGGAAGAAGTTACAACGCGTGATGGTAAAACAGTACGTCAAGAATCCTTTAATCCAATTTTTATGATGGCTGACTCGGGCGCAAGGGGATCTGCTGCTCAGATTAGACAGCTTGCTGGTATGAGGGGATTAATGGCAGCTCCTGATGGTTCAATTATTGAAACACCAATTACTGCAAATTTCCGTGAAGGGCTTAATGTATTCCAATACTTTATTTCAACTCACGGTGCCCGTAAGGGTCTTGCAGATACAGCTTTAAAAACAGCGAACTCAGGATATCTGACACGTCGTCTGGTAGACGTTGCACAAGACGTAGTGATTACAGAAGATGATTGTGGCACTGAGCATGGTATTCTAATGCAACCATTGATTGAAGGTGGAGACATTGTTGAGCCGTTACATGAGCGAGTCTTAGGTCGTGTTGTTGCGACGGATGTTTATATTCCCAATCAGGCCGAACCCATTGTCACTGCTGGAACACTTCTTGATGAAGACTGGGTTGAAAAACTTGAAAAGTTTGGTGTTGATCAGGTGCTGGTTCGTTCTCCTATTACCTGTGAAACTCGCTTTGGTCTCTGTGCAAGTTGTTATGGTCGAGATCTGGCTCGTGGTCATTTAGTTAATACCGGTGAAGCAGTAGGTATCATTGCTGCACAATCAATCGGTGAGCCTGGTACACAGTTAACCATGCGTACCTTCCATATTGGAGGTGCTGCATCAAGAGCTACTGCTGCAAATAATATTCAAATTAAGAATAAGGGGATTATCCGCCTGCATAATATTAAGACAGTATCTCATGAAAACAGTAATCTGGTTGCTGTATCCCGTTCAGGGGAAGTATCAATTGTTGATGATTTCGGACGTGAGCGTGAGCGTTATAAATTGCCTTATGGTGCAGTTTTAACGGTTCATGACAATATGTCAGCAGAAGCAGGACAAATCATTGCAACCTGGGATCCACATACTCACCCAGTTATTTCAGAAGTAAGTGGTAAATTAAAATTTGTGGATCTGATAGAGGGTCTGACAATGAATCGTCAGACAGATGAATTAACTGGCTTGAGTAACATAGTCGTTATTGATGCTAAGCAACGTAGTGCTGCTGGTAGAGATCTGCGGCCAATGGTTAAACTTGTCTCTGATGATGGCGAAGACATTTATCTGGCTGGTACAAATGTTCCTGCGCAGTATTATTTACCTGTTGATGCCATTATTAATTTTGAAGACGGAAGTGCTGTTGGTATTGGTGATGTAATCGCCCGTATTCCTCAAGAGCGCTCCAAAACTCGCGATATTACCGGAGGTCTACCCAGAGTAGCAGACCTTTTTGAAGCTAGAAAACCAAAAGATGCCGCTGTAATGGCTGAAGTTTCTGGTCTGGTTAACTTTGGCAAAGAAACTAAAGGTAAGCGACGTTTAATAATTACTGCATCAGAGCATCATTCTCATGAAGAGTTAATTCCTAAATGGCGTCATATCTCAGTCTTTGAGGGTGAGCATGTAGAGCGCGGTGAGGTGATCGCGGATGGTCCACTTAATCCACATGATATTTTACGTCTGCTGGGAGTGGGTGCACTTGCAAATTATATAGTTAATGAAGTTCAAGACGTTTATCGTTTGCAAGGGGTGAAAATTAATGACAAACACATCGAAGTGATTGTTCGACAAATGTTACGCAAACGCGTGATCACTTATGCGGGTGATTCAAAATTCCTGGTAGGTGAACAGATTGAAGAAAGCGTAATGTTGCAAGAAAACGACAAGCTGGCCGCAGAAGGTAAAGAAATAGCTCAAGGTACACCTATCTTATTAGGTATTACTAAAGCGTCCTTAGCAACAGAATCTTTCATCTCAGCCGCATCATTCCAGGAGACTACCCGTGTCTTGACTGAGGCAGCAGTGAGTGGAAAAGTGGATGAGCTGCGTGGCTTGAAGGAAAACGTAATGGTAGGGCGCCTGATTCCAGCTGGAACAGGCTACACTTATCATCAAAGCCGCAAGGCAAAACGCGCAAAAGCTATTGCTGCAGGAAGTGAGCAAGGTACGCATACGGTGACTGCGAGTGATGTAGAACATGCATTAAGTGAAGCGCTTAATGCTGATCATCATGATCATTGA